From the genome of Pukyongia salina, one region includes:
- the gcvP gene encoding aminomethyl-transferring glycine dehydrogenase encodes MNTDSFALRHIGPREKDLSKMLKAINASSLDQLIMETIPHEILIKNKLELDEAMSEQEYLEHIGGLAAKNKVFDTYIGLGYHEAYLPAVIQRNILENPGWYTAYTPYQAEIAQGRLEALLNFQTMVSDLTGMELANASLLDEATAAAEAMSLLFAVRDRDQKKNDVVKFFVSEEILPQTLSLLETRSKPLGIELVTGDHRDFDFATDFFGAILQYPGKSGKIYNYADFIRQANERNIKIAVAADILSLIKLESPGSIGADVVVGTTQRFGIPLGYGGPHAAYFATREEYKRHIPGRIIGVTKDMNGNRALRMALQTREQHIKRDKATSNICTAQVLLAVMAGMYAVYHGPEGLTYIANKVHNAAATLADGLERLGIYQLNEHYFDTIAVKADSKKVRPIAEASMVNFFYPDAETIQISVNETTSISQVNNIINIFAEAVGKEKDSIRYTEMITGNVIPSEVIRSTAFLENEVFNSYHSETELMRYIKKLERRDLALNHSMISLGSCTMKLNAAAEMLPLSDSRWGNIHPFAPVEQAEGYQLMLKKLEDQLTEITGFAGTSLQPNSGAQGEYAGLMVIKAYHESRGDHHRNICLIPSSAHGTNPASAVMAGMKVVVTKATEEGNIDVEDLRAKAEEHKDQLAALMVTYPSTHGVYESAIVEITGIIHENGGQVYMDGANMNAQVALTNPGAIGADVCHLNLHKTFAIPHGGGGPGVGPICVAEQLVPFLPTNPVIPTGGNKAITAISAAPWGSALACLISYGYICMLGEKGLKRSTQYAILNANYIKDRLHGHFEVLYTGEQGRAAHEMIIDCRPFKENGIEVVDIAKRLMDYGFHAPTVSFPVAGTMMIEPTESESMEELDRFCDALISIRKEIDQVSTADPNNVLKNAPHTQEMVTSDNWDLPYSRKTAAFPLEYISENKFWPSVRRVDDAYGDRNLICTCEPIESFMEA; translated from the coding sequence ATGAATACAGATTCTTTTGCCCTGAGACACATTGGTCCACGTGAAAAGGACCTCTCCAAGATGCTTAAAGCTATCAATGCCAGCAGCCTCGATCAACTCATAATGGAAACTATTCCGCATGAGATCCTCATAAAAAACAAACTGGAGTTAGACGAAGCAATGAGCGAACAGGAATACCTTGAGCATATTGGTGGACTCGCTGCAAAAAATAAGGTTTTCGACACCTATATTGGCCTGGGATATCACGAGGCCTATTTACCGGCAGTTATTCAGCGAAATATACTTGAAAATCCGGGTTGGTATACCGCTTACACTCCCTATCAGGCCGAAATAGCACAAGGAAGACTTGAGGCCTTGCTCAATTTTCAGACGATGGTATCGGACCTCACGGGCATGGAACTTGCAAATGCGTCTCTTCTGGATGAGGCCACCGCTGCGGCCGAAGCTATGAGCCTGTTATTTGCTGTTCGAGACAGGGATCAGAAAAAGAATGATGTGGTTAAATTTTTTGTTTCTGAAGAAATTCTTCCTCAAACATTATCCTTATTGGAAACCAGATCGAAACCTCTTGGAATCGAGCTGGTGACAGGAGATCACAGAGATTTCGACTTCGCTACCGATTTCTTCGGGGCCATCCTGCAATATCCAGGTAAATCTGGAAAAATATACAATTATGCCGATTTTATCCGGCAGGCGAATGAAAGGAATATAAAGATCGCTGTTGCCGCCGATATCCTAAGCTTGATTAAACTGGAATCGCCGGGAAGTATTGGTGCCGATGTTGTTGTAGGTACTACGCAGCGATTTGGGATCCCCCTGGGTTACGGAGGCCCTCACGCAGCGTATTTCGCCACCCGTGAAGAATATAAAAGACACATTCCCGGCCGTATAATAGGCGTTACTAAAGATATGAACGGTAATCGTGCCCTGCGAATGGCCTTGCAAACTCGTGAACAACATATAAAAAGGGATAAAGCAACTTCAAATATTTGTACCGCCCAGGTACTGCTTGCTGTCATGGCCGGCATGTATGCTGTATACCATGGCCCTGAAGGCTTAACATATATCGCGAACAAGGTACATAATGCCGCTGCGACCCTTGCCGACGGCCTTGAAAGACTTGGTATTTACCAACTCAATGAGCATTATTTCGACACCATAGCTGTAAAAGCAGATTCGAAAAAAGTACGCCCAATAGCCGAAGCTTCTATGGTTAATTTCTTTTATCCGGATGCGGAAACGATTCAGATCTCGGTGAATGAAACCACCAGTATCTCTCAGGTAAATAATATCATCAATATTTTTGCTGAAGCAGTTGGGAAGGAAAAAGATAGTATCCGTTATACGGAAATGATAACAGGAAATGTAATCCCTTCTGAAGTTATCCGCAGCACGGCTTTCCTGGAGAATGAGGTCTTCAATTCTTATCACAGCGAGACCGAATTAATGCGATATATAAAAAAGCTGGAGCGCAGGGATTTGGCATTAAACCATTCTATGATCTCTCTGGGGTCTTGTACTATGAAACTAAATGCAGCAGCCGAAATGCTGCCGCTTAGCGACTCCCGATGGGGAAATATTCACCCTTTCGCCCCAGTTGAGCAAGCGGAGGGTTACCAGCTAATGTTAAAGAAATTAGAAGATCAGCTTACCGAGATCACTGGATTTGCAGGTACTTCCCTACAGCCTAATTCGGGCGCTCAGGGTGAGTATGCCGGGTTAATGGTAATTAAAGCGTACCACGAGTCGCGGGGAGACCATCACCGCAATATCTGCCTTATACCCTCCTCCGCCCATGGTACCAATCCGGCGAGTGCTGTGATGGCAGGTATGAAAGTAGTGGTAACCAAAGCTACTGAAGAAGGAAATATCGATGTGGAAGATCTAAGAGCTAAAGCCGAAGAACATAAAGACCAGCTAGCCGCTCTAATGGTGACCTATCCCTCTACACACGGAGTATACGAAAGTGCCATAGTTGAGATAACCGGTATAATACACGAGAATGGCGGACAGGTATACATGGATGGAGCAAATATGAATGCCCAGGTTGCCCTAACAAATCCCGGAGCCATAGGTGCTGATGTGTGCCACCTTAATTTACATAAAACCTTTGCTATTCCACATGGCGGTGGTGGCCCCGGCGTGGGCCCAATTTGTGTGGCCGAGCAACTGGTTCCCTTTCTGCCAACAAACCCAGTGATCCCTACGGGCGGCAATAAGGCGATTACTGCTATTTCGGCAGCTCCCTGGGGTAGTGCATTGGCCTGCCTTATATCTTATGGATACATATGTATGCTGGGGGAGAAAGGATTGAAACGCTCTACTCAATATGCGATTCTGAACGCAAATTATATTAAAGATCGTCTTCATGGTCATTTTGAAGTACTTTATACAGGTGAACAAGGACGTGCCGCCCATGAAATGATCATAGATTGTCGTCCGTTTAAAGAAAATGGTATAGAGGTAGTTGATATTGCCAAACGGCTCATGGACTATGGTTTTCACGCTCCTACCGTTTCGTTTCCGGTGGCGGGAACCATGATGATCGAGCCAACCGAGAGTGAAAGCATGGAAGAATTGGACCGTTTTTGCGATGCCCTAATCTCCATTCGAAAGGAAATTGACCAGGTGAGTACGGCAGATCCAAACAATGTTTTAAAAAATGCCCCGCATACACAGGAGATGGTAACTTCAGATAACTGGGACCTCCCATACTCCAGAAAGACAGCGGCTTTTCCTTTGGAGTATATTTCGGAGAATAAATTCTGGCCCTCTGTACGCAGGGTAGATGATGCTTATGGCGACCGAAATCTTATCTGTACCTGCGAGCCCATCGAATCTTTTATGGAAGCATAA
- a CDS encoding adenylate kinase, with translation MKNIVLFGPPGAGKGTQAEVLKEKYQLVHISTGDVFRFNIKNETELGMLAKSYMDKGHLVPDEVTINMLNAEVEKNADANGFIFDGFPRTEAQATALAKLMEEKNSQINAMVALEVDDEVLVGRLLERGKSSGRADDANEEVIRERIAEYYRKTDILKKFYQAQDKYYGVDGVGSIEEITDRLSAVIDTI, from the coding sequence ATGAAAAACATCGTATTGTTCGGCCCGCCCGGTGCCGGAAAAGGAACCCAGGCAGAAGTTTTAAAAGAGAAATATCAACTAGTACATATCTCCACCGGTGATGTCTTCAGATTTAATATAAAAAATGAAACAGAACTCGGGATGTTGGCTAAAAGTTATATGGATAAGGGACATCTTGTACCCGATGAGGTGACCATCAATATGCTAAATGCCGAAGTGGAAAAGAATGCAGATGCCAACGGTTTTATCTTCGACGGTTTTCCTCGTACCGAAGCTCAGGCAACTGCACTGGCTAAACTTATGGAGGAGAAAAATAGCCAGATCAATGCTATGGTCGCATTGGAAGTAGATGATGAGGTCCTTGTGGGCAGATTGCTGGAAAGAGGAAAATCCAGTGGACGTGCAGACGACGCCAACGAAGAAGTAATACGCGAGCGAATAGCCGAATACTATAGAAAAACAGATATTCTGAAAAAGTTTTACCAGGCTCAGGACAAATACTATGGAGTGGATGGTGTAGGTTCCATAGAAGAGATTACAGATCGTTTAAGCGCGGTTATTGATACAATTTAA
- a CDS encoding 3-oxoacyl-ACP synthase III family protein, giving the protein MSTKITGVGSYIPKSVAPNDQFEQHSFYNEDGTKFGHENSVIIEKFKAITGISERRYISDEMTTSDIALFAAVKALEDADIDKEDLDYLIVAHNYGDVKHGTHQSDTVPSIASRVKHLLKIKNPRCVAYDILFGCPGWVEGVIQAHAYIKSGMAKKCMVIGAESLSRVIDQHDRDSMIYSDGAGATVIEAGDDTNSGILSHLSATYAYDEAHFIYFGESNNQELNDARRYIKMYGRKIYEFAITNVPGAMKQCLDESGCNISEVKKVFIHQANEKMDEAIIKRFFKLYGEEAPADVMPMSIDKLGNSSVATVPTLYDLVLKRELDDHEVNPGDVVIFASVGAGMNINAIVYRV; this is encoded by the coding sequence ATGAGTACAAAAATAACAGGGGTTGGAAGTTATATTCCAAAAAGTGTGGCTCCAAACGATCAGTTTGAGCAGCATAGTTTTTACAATGAAGATGGAACCAAATTTGGTCATGAGAACTCAGTGATTATTGAAAAATTCAAGGCGATAACAGGCATATCGGAGAGACGTTATATATCAGACGAAATGACTACCTCGGATATTGCACTTTTTGCTGCCGTAAAGGCACTGGAGGATGCGGATATTGATAAAGAGGATCTTGATTACCTAATAGTTGCGCATAATTACGGAGATGTGAAACACGGCACCCATCAAAGCGATACAGTTCCCAGTATTGCTTCCAGGGTAAAACATCTATTGAAAATTAAAAATCCACGCTGTGTGGCTTACGATATTTTATTTGGCTGCCCCGGGTGGGTGGAAGGTGTGATCCAGGCGCATGCCTATATTAAAAGCGGTATGGCCAAAAAATGTATGGTTATAGGTGCCGAATCACTGTCGAGAGTGATCGACCAGCACGATCGGGACTCCATGATCTATAGCGATGGGGCCGGTGCTACCGTTATCGAAGCCGGAGACGATACTAACAGTGGTATCTTATCTCACCTCAGCGCTACTTATGCGTATGACGAAGCTCATTTTATTTATTTCGGAGAAAGTAACAATCAGGAACTAAATGATGCACGCCGCTATATAAAGATGTACGGCCGTAAGATCTACGAATTTGCAATCACCAATGTGCCTGGTGCTATGAAACAATGTCTGGATGAGAGTGGGTGCAACATTTCAGAAGTAAAAAAAGTATTTATCCATCAGGCTAACGAAAAGATGGATGAAGCTATTATAAAACGTTTCTTTAAATTGTATGGTGAAGAAGCTCCCGCCGATGTAATGCCAATGAGCATAGACAAATTAGGAAATTCCAGTGTTGCTACCGTTCCCACATTATACGACCTGGTGTTAAAGCGTGAACTCGACGATCATGAAGTTAACCCGGGAGATGTGGTAATCTTTGCCAGTGTAGGTGCAGGAATGAACATTAATGCTATTGTATACAGAGTATAA
- a CDS encoding methyltransferase domain-containing protein, whose amino-acid sequence MYEGKYPKKRYKYTFNFLQQFVNKNDKILDLGVNNPFSEILRKEGFNVTNTSGEDLDLDTTAVKSADYDVVTAFEIFEHLVSPFNVLQDIKAKKLVASVPLKLWFASAYRSKTDERDRHYHEFEDWQFDWLLEKAGWKIKKREKFTNPVRKVGIRPILRRFTPRYYLIYAERTR is encoded by the coding sequence ATGTACGAAGGTAAATATCCGAAAAAGCGTTACAAATACACATTCAATTTTTTACAGCAGTTTGTTAACAAAAACGATAAAATCCTAGATCTGGGTGTGAATAACCCCTTTTCCGAGATCCTGAGAAAGGAAGGATTTAATGTTACTAATACATCGGGCGAAGATCTGGATCTGGATACTACGGCTGTGAAATCTGCAGACTACGATGTTGTAACAGCCTTCGAGATCTTCGAACACCTGGTTTCCCCTTTCAATGTTTTACAGGATATTAAGGCTAAAAAACTAGTGGCTTCTGTACCACTAAAGCTCTGGTTTGCTTCGGCATATAGAAGTAAAACAGACGAGCGAGACCGTCATTATCACGAATTTGAAGACTGGCAATTCGACTGGCTGTTGGAAAAAGCCGGCTGGAAGATCAAGAAGCGAGAGAAATTTACCAATCCTGTAAGAAAAGTAGGCATTCGGCCTATTCTCAGAAGATTTACTCCCCGTTATTATCTCATATATGCCGAAAGAACCAGGTGA
- the purE gene encoding 5-(carboxyamino)imidazole ribonucleotide mutase, with protein MSKVGVIMGSTSDLPVMQEAIDILKGFDIEVEVDIVSAHRTPDKLFDYGKHAHERGFSVIIAGAGGAAHLPGMIASLSPLPVIGVPVKSSNSIDGWDSVLSILQMPGGVPVATVALNGAKNAGILAAQILGSADKCVLDKIVAYKEGLKLKVEEGAKKLK; from the coding sequence ATGAGTAAAGTAGGAGTAATAATGGGAAGCACCAGCGACCTGCCGGTCATGCAGGAAGCTATAGACATTTTAAAAGGCTTTGATATCGAAGTTGAAGTAGATATTGTATCTGCCCATCGCACCCCCGATAAGCTGTTCGACTACGGAAAACACGCCCATGAACGAGGGTTTTCGGTGATCATTGCAGGTGCCGGAGGTGCTGCACACCTGCCCGGGATGATCGCATCCCTGTCTCCCCTACCGGTTATTGGAGTTCCGGTAAAGTCGAGTAATTCTATCGACGGATGGGATTCTGTACTTTCAATCCTTCAGATGCCTGGAGGAGTCCCTGTGGCGACAGTTGCACTCAATGGCGCCAAAAACGCCGGAATACTGGCAGCCCAGATATTAGGATCGGCAGATAAATGTGTACTGGATAAAATTGTTGCTTACAAGGAAGGCCTTAAACTAAAGGTAGAAGAAGGCGCAAAGAAATTGAAGTAA
- the obgE gene encoding GTPase ObgE, giving the protein MTEGNFVDYVKIHVTSGKGGKGSAHLRREKYIPKGGPDGGDGGRGGHVILKANKNMWTLYHLKFKRHYKAGHGMAGGKQTSTGADGEDIYIEVPLGTAVKNTDTGELLQELMEHGDELIIARGGKGGKGNAHFKSATRQTPRYAQPGLEGEEGNFTLEMKVLADVGLVGFPNAGKSTLLSVLTAAKPKIANYEFTTLKPNLGIVEYRDYQTFVMADIPGIIEGAAEGKGLGHYFLRHIERNSTLLFLIPADADDIRKQYDILVDELKRYNPELLDKERLVAISKSDMLDEELRMEMKEELDREFKGIPYLFISSVAQQGLKELKDKLWEMLNTDEKI; this is encoded by the coding sequence ATGACTGAAGGCAACTTTGTAGATTATGTAAAAATTCATGTTACTTCCGGGAAAGGAGGCAAAGGGAGCGCACACCTAAGACGAGAGAAATATATCCCCAAAGGTGGTCCGGACGGAGGTGATGGCGGGCGAGGTGGCCATGTGATCCTGAAGGCAAACAAGAATATGTGGACCTTGTATCACCTTAAATTTAAACGACATTACAAGGCCGGACATGGTATGGCCGGCGGGAAGCAAACCAGTACCGGGGCAGACGGGGAGGATATTTATATTGAGGTTCCCTTAGGAACAGCAGTGAAGAACACAGATACCGGTGAATTGCTTCAGGAACTAATGGAACACGGAGATGAACTAATCATCGCCAGAGGAGGTAAAGGGGGTAAAGGAAATGCACATTTTAAAAGTGCTACTCGCCAGACTCCGCGTTACGCACAGCCGGGACTGGAAGGAGAAGAAGGAAATTTCACCCTGGAGATGAAGGTTCTTGCAGATGTAGGCCTGGTAGGATTCCCCAATGCGGGTAAATCAACGTTGTTGTCTGTACTTACAGCGGCAAAGCCCAAGATCGCTAATTATGAGTTTACCACGCTCAAACCCAACCTGGGTATAGTAGAGTACCGCGATTACCAGACCTTTGTTATGGCCGATATCCCGGGGATCATAGAAGGAGCTGCCGAAGGTAAAGGCCTTGGTCATTACTTCCTTAGACATATAGAGCGTAATTCCACACTTTTATTCCTAATTCCTGCCGATGCAGACGACATTAGAAAACAATACGATATCCTGGTGGATGAGTTAAAACGCTATAACCCCGAATTACTGGATAAAGAGCGCCTGGTGGCAATTTCAAAAAGCGATATGCTGGATGAAGAGCTGAGGATGGAAATGAAAGAAGAGCTTGATAGGGAATTTAAAGGGATCCCTTATTTGTTTATCTCTTCTGTGGCTCAACAAGGCCTGAAAGAGTTGAAGGACAAATTGTGGGAGATGTTGAATACAGACGAAAAAATTTGA
- a CDS encoding sigma-70 family RNA polymerase sigma factor, which yields MGLDLLHPEKWVDRYSDYLYNYTIVRVNDHEIAQDLISETFLAGLKSKDNFKGDASERTWLISILKRKIIDHYRRINSNKGKAEIRVNYSGEDSEGDWLEERVKDPFDKTAEDSLENEELGLAILNCLGKLDDRQAQIFKKKTIENFDTEAICNEFNITPSNLWVIIHRVRRSLAMCLQNNWF from the coding sequence ATGGGTTTAGATCTATTACATCCTGAAAAGTGGGTTGACAGATATTCAGATTATCTGTACAACTACACTATAGTTCGTGTAAACGACCACGAAATTGCGCAGGATCTTATTTCCGAAACTTTTTTAGCAGGCTTGAAATCGAAGGATAACTTCAAAGGTGATGCCTCTGAACGAACCTGGCTCATCTCAATTTTAAAACGAAAGATCATCGATCATTACAGGAGGATTAATTCCAATAAGGGAAAAGCCGAAATACGAGTGAACTACAGTGGTGAGGATTCTGAAGGCGACTGGTTGGAGGAACGGGTAAAAGATCCTTTCGACAAAACTGCAGAGGACAGTCTGGAAAATGAAGAATTAGGACTTGCCATTTTAAATTGTTTGGGTAAATTAGACGATCGACAGGCGCAGATTTTTAAGAAAAAAACAATCGAAAATTTTGATACGGAGGCTATCTGTAATGAATTTAATATAACGCCGTCTAACCTTTGGGTTATCATCCACAGGGTAAGGCGATCCCTAGCGATGTGCCTCCAAAATAATTGGTTTTAA
- the purK gene encoding 5-(carboxyamino)imidazole ribonucleotide synthase: MANYFSSEFTLGILGGGQLGKMLLYETRKYDIKTKVLDPSAEAPCRIACNKFVQGDLMDFDTVYSFGKDVDLLTFEIEGVNIEALEKLENEGLKVYPSSKTLRHIQHKGKQKEFYTSHEIPTSSFRLFENLESLSAAVENNEVGFPFVWKSCTGGYDGKGVSIIRGMKDMDNLLEGECIAEDLIPFKNELAVIVARNPKGEVSTYPVVEMEFHPEANQVEYVICPARIEPEIATKARAVAEQVSRAFGHVGLLAVEMFQTEEGDILVNEVAPRPHNSGHYSIEASYTNQFEQHLRAILDLPLGKTDSKVGGIMVNLVGAEGHTGDVVYENIEHIMAMEGVTPHIYGKRQTRPFRKMGHVTIVNESLSEARKIAEEVKNSIKVISK, encoded by the coding sequence ATGGCTAATTATTTTTCTTCTGAATTTACTCTCGGAATTTTAGGCGGCGGCCAGCTAGGAAAAATGCTGCTTTACGAAACCCGCAAATACGATATTAAAACCAAAGTTCTGGACCCCAGCGCGGAAGCTCCATGCCGAATAGCCTGCAATAAATTTGTTCAAGGCGATCTTATGGATTTCGATACCGTCTATTCCTTCGGAAAGGATGTGGATCTGCTAACTTTCGAAATTGAAGGCGTAAATATAGAAGCATTGGAGAAATTGGAAAACGAAGGGTTAAAAGTATATCCGTCGTCCAAGACCCTGAGGCATATTCAGCATAAAGGAAAACAGAAAGAATTTTATACAAGTCATGAAATTCCTACGTCCTCTTTCCGACTATTCGAAAATCTTGAATCGCTTTCAGCGGCCGTGGAAAATAATGAAGTTGGGTTTCCTTTTGTATGGAAAAGTTGTACTGGAGGTTACGACGGGAAAGGGGTGAGTATCATAAGAGGTATGAAGGACATGGATAATCTCCTGGAGGGTGAGTGTATAGCAGAAGATCTTATTCCGTTCAAGAACGAGTTAGCAGTGATAGTAGCGCGAAATCCGAAAGGTGAAGTAAGTACTTACCCGGTGGTGGAAATGGAATTTCACCCGGAAGCGAACCAGGTGGAATATGTTATCTGTCCTGCTCGAATAGAACCTGAAATAGCCACCAAAGCAAGGGCGGTTGCCGAGCAAGTATCACGAGCTTTTGGCCATGTAGGGTTATTGGCGGTGGAAATGTTTCAGACAGAGGAAGGCGATATCCTGGTAAATGAAGTAGCCCCCAGACCTCATAACAGCGGACATTACAGCATAGAAGCGAGTTACACGAATCAATTTGAACAACACCTGAGAGCCATATTAGACTTACCCCTGGGAAAGACCGATAGTAAAGTTGGTGGTATTATGGTAAATTTGGTAGGGGCCGAAGGACATACCGGTGATGTAGTTTACGAGAATATTGAGCACATCATGGCTATGGAAGGGGTTACACCTCATATTTATGGAAAGCGGCAAACCCGTCCGTTTCGCAAAATGGGGCATGTTACCATAGTAAATGAATCTCTTTCGGAGGCAAGAAAAATTGCCGAAGAAGTGAAAAATTCGATAAAAGTTATAAGTAAATAA
- a CDS encoding M3 family metallopeptidase, whose translation MNPLLQKFETSPFSKIKNEDFLPAFQKLIEETNKEIEKIAAQKEPPTFENTVEALERTGEQLNLVSSIFFNLNSAETNDQIQQIAQEVSPLLTNFKNDLLLNKPLFNRVKAVYDKIDALSLDPEQRMLLETQYKGFARNGANLSEDDKTKLRKIDADLSKLTLTFGENVLAETNAYELHITEEDDLNGLPEGAKEAAAQTAKERNKEGWVITLDYPSYIPFMKYAENRELRKKLSLAFGARAFQKNKNNNEENVLQIVHLRHQRAKLLGYQSHAHFVLEERMAETPEKVISFLNELLEKAKPAAQKEFDELENFARETDRIDRLEKWDSAYYGEKLKQKLFDLDDEKLKPYFELDRVIAGVFSVATKLYGLHFKETNDVDVYHKEVKTYRVTDQDGEFVALFYADFHPRPGKRNGAWMTSYRPQQIKDGNNERPHISIVCNFTKPTASKPSLLTFNEVTTLFHEFGHALHGMLANTTYSGLSGTNVYWDFVELPSQILENWCYEKETLELFATHYKTGELIPMEYVKKIKESSTFLEGMQTLRQISFGLLDMAWHGADPSGIKDVKAFESNAFEATRLFPETAETCMSTSFSHIFQGGYSAGYYSYKWAEVLDADAFEYFKQEGIFNKNVATKFKNSVLSKGGTMEPMKLYIKFRGKKPNPEALLRRAGLLKKD comes from the coding sequence ATGAATCCACTCTTACAAAAATTTGAAACCTCTCCTTTTTCCAAAATTAAAAACGAAGATTTTCTTCCTGCCTTTCAAAAACTCATTGAGGAAACCAACAAGGAAATAGAAAAGATCGCTGCTCAAAAAGAACCTCCCACCTTTGAGAATACCGTAGAAGCACTGGAGAGAACCGGAGAGCAATTAAATCTTGTAAGCAGTATATTTTTTAATCTGAACAGCGCCGAAACCAACGACCAGATTCAACAGATCGCCCAGGAAGTATCTCCTTTGCTTACAAATTTTAAGAATGACCTGCTTCTCAATAAACCCTTGTTTAACAGGGTGAAAGCAGTTTATGATAAAATAGATGCTTTATCGCTCGATCCTGAACAACGAATGTTGCTCGAGACGCAGTACAAAGGATTTGCCAGAAACGGGGCGAATCTATCAGAGGATGATAAAACCAAATTAAGGAAGATCGATGCCGATCTTTCGAAACTCACGCTCACCTTTGGTGAAAATGTACTGGCCGAGACCAATGCCTACGAATTACACATCACGGAGGAAGATGATCTCAATGGGCTACCGGAAGGAGCCAAAGAGGCGGCTGCCCAAACGGCTAAAGAAAGGAACAAGGAAGGATGGGTAATCACCCTGGACTACCCTAGCTATATTCCGTTCATGAAATATGCTGAAAACAGGGAACTTCGGAAAAAGTTATCGCTCGCTTTTGGAGCCAGGGCATTTCAGAAGAATAAAAACAATAATGAAGAAAATGTGCTCCAGATCGTCCATTTAAGACATCAACGCGCAAAATTGCTAGGGTACCAATCTCATGCGCACTTTGTGTTGGAAGAGAGAATGGCTGAAACCCCCGAAAAGGTGATCTCCTTCCTGAATGAGTTACTGGAAAAAGCGAAACCAGCGGCTCAAAAAGAATTCGACGAACTAGAAAATTTTGCCAGGGAAACCGATCGTATCGATCGACTTGAAAAATGGGATAGCGCCTATTACGGTGAGAAACTAAAGCAGAAGTTATTCGATCTGGACGATGAAAAGCTCAAACCTTATTTCGAACTGGATAGGGTAATTGCCGGAGTGTTTTCGGTGGCAACGAAACTATATGGCCTTCACTTCAAGGAGACAAACGATGTAGATGTATATCACAAAGAAGTGAAAACTTACCGCGTAACCGACCAGGACGGTGAATTTGTAGCCTTGTTCTACGCCGATTTCCATCCACGGCCCGGGAAGCGTAACGGAGCATGGATGACCTCCTACCGGCCGCAGCAAATAAAGGATGGTAATAATGAACGACCCCATATATCTATCGTGTGCAATTTTACCAAACCCACTGCGAGTAAACCTTCATTACTTACCTTCAATGAAGTAACCACCCTTTTCCACGAATTTGGCCATGCGCTACATGGTATGTTGGCTAATACAACCTATTCGGGTTTGTCGGGTACAAATGTATACTGGGATTTCGTAGAACTTCCCAGCCAGATTCTCGAGAACTGGTGTTACGAAAAAGAAACCTTAGAATTATTCGCAACACATTATAAAACAGGGGAATTAATACCCATGGAATACGTAAAGAAGATCAAGGAATCTTCTACCTTTCTAGAGGGTATGCAGACACTGCGCCAGATTAGCTTTGGTTTACTGGATATGGCCTGGCATGGAGCAGATCCATCTGGAATTAAAGATGTTAAGGCGTTCGAAAGTAATGCTTTTGAAGCTACCCGACTTTTTCCTGAAACAGCCGAGACCTGTATGAGCACTTCCTTTTCACATATCTTTCAGGGCGGTTATTCGGCGGGATACTATAGCTATAAATGGGCGGAGGTCCTTGATGCCGATGCTTTCGAATATTTTAAACAAGAAGGCATTTTCAATAAAAATGTCGCTACAAAGTTTAAAAACAGTGTGTTATCAAAAGGCGGAACCATGGAGCCCATGAAATTGTATATTAAATTTAGAGGTAAAAAACCTAATCCTGAGGCTCTATTAAGAAGAGCCGGACTACTTAAAAAGGACTAA